From Cyanobium sp. ATX 6F1, a single genomic window includes:
- a CDS encoding MbcA/ParS/Xre antitoxin family protein, with amino-acid sequence MPLVDRSPPVAASADPLTDAQLLLQAVVRAAEELDLSRFALARVLGRDRSLFGRGKGIDPLSKTGELALLVVRLYRSLAVLVGNDPAQMRHWFHTANRHTGGVPAEQVQRTEALVEIVQYLDAMRARI; translated from the coding sequence ATGCCCCTTGTTGATCGCTCGCCACCAGTCGCCGCCTCAGCGGATCCGCTCACCGACGCCCAGCTTCTGCTCCAGGCGGTGGTGCGGGCTGCGGAAGAACTGGATCTGAGCCGCTTCGCCCTGGCGCGGGTGCTGGGACGTGACCGTTCGCTCTTTGGCCGTGGCAAAGGGATTGACCCGCTCTCCAAGACCGGCGAGCTGGCGCTGTTAGTGGTGCGTCTTTATCGCAGCCTGGCGGTGCTGGTGGGCAACGACCCTGCTCAGATGCGCCACTGGTTTCATACCGCCAACCGCCACACCGGCGGCGTCCCGGCCGAGCAGGTGCAGCGCACCGAGGCGCTGGTGGAGATCGTGCAGTACCTCGATGCCATGCGCGCCAGGATCTGA
- a CDS encoding RES family NAD+ phosphorylase → MDLLAIAQAAAVVPLKGTVLRLVQPQGIDTLGPLVDDLEQLARLEALVETSKPPLPSFSQRTPSHPLLTTPFRYPPLPHGSRFGGREHRGMFYGSRSRSGSLVEGAYYALLFWEGQVESPAEPIRRRQALFSVEIDTSRGLQLQKLAVAGAQAALRDPRHYGASQRLGDWMREAAIEAFEYLSARSREPLVQVGVFTPAALGSPPFDQVEITCEICADHASFLSHDDGRIHRYARELFLVDGELPQAAN, encoded by the coding sequence ATGGATCTGCTCGCCATCGCCCAGGCCGCCGCGGTTGTGCCCTTGAAGGGAACGGTGCTGCGGCTGGTGCAGCCGCAGGGCATCGACACGCTTGGCCCCCTGGTGGATGACCTCGAGCAGCTGGCGCGTCTGGAGGCCCTGGTGGAAACCAGCAAGCCCCCGTTGCCCTCCTTCTCACAGCGCACTCCCAGTCATCCACTGCTCACCACCCCGTTCCGCTATCCCCCCCTGCCCCATGGTTCGCGCTTTGGAGGGCGGGAGCACAGGGGGATGTTTTATGGCTCCCGCAGCCGCTCTGGATCGCTGGTGGAAGGGGCTTACTACGCCCTGCTGTTCTGGGAGGGCCAAGTGGAATCCCCCGCTGAACCGATTCGCCGCCGCCAAGCCCTGTTCTCGGTGGAGATCGACACCAGCCGCGGACTGCAGCTGCAGAAGCTTGCCGTCGCCGGCGCCCAGGCCGCACTGCGCGACCCGCGTCACTACGGAGCCAGCCAACGGCTGGGGGACTGGATGCGTGAGGCCGCCATCGAGGCGTTTGAGTACCTCAGCGCCCGCTCCAGAGAGCCGTTGGTCCAGGTGGGGGTGTTCACCCCGGCGGCCCTCGGCTCCCCGCCCTTTGATCAGGTGGAGATCACCTGCGAGATCTGCGCTGATCACGCCTCCTTCTTGAGCCATGACGATGGGCGGATCCATCGCTATGCCAGGGAGTTGTTTCTGGTCGATGGGGAGCTGCCGCAGGCGGCCAACTGA
- the vapB gene encoding type II toxin-antitoxin system VapB family antitoxin codes for MRSVTKLFMSHRSQAVRLPAHLRFPDSVQEVEVRACGQERIIAPLGRSWDSFFLGGPTVTGDFLAERAAQHQGERELF; via the coding sequence ATGCGCTCTGTCACCAAGTTGTTCATGAGCCACCGCAGCCAGGCCGTCCGCCTCCCGGCCCATCTGCGGTTTCCCGACTCCGTCCAGGAGGTGGAGGTCCGTGCCTGCGGCCAGGAGCGGATCATTGCGCCGCTCGGCCGCAGCTGGGACAGCTTCTTCCTGGGTGGTCCGACAGTGACAGGCGACTTTCTGGCGGAGCGGGCTGCTCAGCATCAAGGCGAACGGGAGTTGTTCTGA
- a CDS encoding type II toxin-antitoxin system PemK/MazF family toxin, producing MSLPELRRGTVVTVASPGVYSGEPRPAVVVQADRWLQAHPSVTLCPLTSTLVEAPLVRLPVQPTARNGLQKPSQLMVDKLFSVPISSLGKVVGQLEPQLLIDLDLALRGWLELP from the coding sequence GTGAGCCTGCCTGAGCTCCGCCGCGGCACCGTTGTGACCGTGGCCAGTCCGGGGGTGTACTCCGGCGAACCCAGACCAGCGGTGGTGGTCCAGGCCGACCGCTGGCTGCAGGCCCATCCCAGCGTCACCCTCTGCCCGCTCACCAGCACCCTGGTGGAGGCGCCCCTCGTCCGGCTTCCCGTGCAGCCAACAGCACGCAACGGCCTGCAAAAGCCATCCCAGCTGATGGTCGACAAGCTGTTCAGCGTGCCGATCAGCTCCCTCGGCAAGGTGGTGGGGCAACTGGAGCCCCAGCTGCTGATTGACCTGGATCTGGCCCTACGGGGCTGGCTGGAACTCCCCTGA
- a CDS encoding ribbon-helix-helix domain-containing protein has translation MAIGVRVEPELERQLDQLARQLGKSRSACVRDAIAQYLMRHGDGEEARRQSERLAEREPQQHWSEQMPDWSDWTA, from the coding sequence ATGGCGATCGGGGTGCGGGTGGAGCCGGAACTCGAGCGGCAGCTCGATCAGCTGGCCCGGCAGCTCGGCAAGAGCCGCAGCGCCTGCGTGCGAGACGCCATTGCCCAATACCTGATGCGCCATGGCGATGGCGAGGAAGCCCGCCGGCAGTCCGAGCGGCTGGCCGAACGGGAACCTCAACAGCACTGGAGCGAACAGATGCCCGACTGGAGCGACTGGACCGCGTGA
- a CDS encoding type II toxin-antitoxin system ParD family antitoxin, with amino-acid sequence MNVSLSPQLEAMVKSKVASGLYTSASEVVREALRLMEQQDQLHSLKLQQLRHDIQEGFSSGKPTSWNAEEIKQDGRRRKASRSTVAQGA; translated from the coding sequence ATGAATGTCAGCCTCTCGCCTCAGCTCGAAGCCATGGTGAAGTCCAAGGTCGCCTCTGGCCTCTACACCTCCGCCAGCGAGGTCGTCCGCGAAGCCCTCAGGCTCATGGAGCAACAGGACCAGCTGCATTCTCTCAAGCTCCAGCAACTGCGACACGACATCCAGGAAGGCTTCAGTAGCGGGAAGCCGACCTCCTGGAATGCGGAGGAGATCAAGCAGGACGGACGCAGGCGCAAGGCGTCCCGCAGCACCGTCGCCCAGGGCGCGTGA
- a CDS encoding type II toxin-antitoxin system RelE/ParE family toxin: MIVLQPRARADLAEIWEFIAEDSDAHADAFIDVIDQKFQVLAQQPGIGRRRDELADGLRSFPVGSYVIFYLNVPDGVQIVRVLHGARDLETTFCETAPE; the protein is encoded by the coding sequence GTGATTGTTCTCCAACCCCGCGCCAGGGCTGATCTAGCTGAAATCTGGGAGTTCATCGCCGAGGACAGCGACGCCCATGCCGATGCGTTCATCGATGTGATCGACCAGAAGTTTCAGGTGCTGGCGCAACAGCCCGGCATCGGCCGACGAAGGGACGAGCTTGCCGATGGTCTGCGCAGCTTTCCGGTGGGCAGTTACGTCATCTTCTATCTCAACGTTCCCGATGGGGTGCAGATCGTGCGGGTTCTGCATGGGGCCCGTGACCTGGAAACCACCTTCTGTGAGACAGCACCGGAATGA
- a CDS encoding type II toxin-antitoxin system Phd/YefM family antitoxin: protein MASISATEARKRLYALIDEVGDTHEPVQITGKRGNAVLLSEADWNAIQETLHLVSIPGMRESILDGLATPVADLHELPGW, encoded by the coding sequence GTGGCCAGCATTTCCGCGACAGAAGCCCGCAAGCGGCTGTATGCCCTCATCGATGAGGTCGGCGACACACACGAGCCGGTGCAGATCACCGGCAAGCGCGGCAATGCCGTGCTGCTCTCGGAGGCCGACTGGAATGCCATCCAGGAAACCCTGCACCTGGTTTCGATCCCGGGGATGCGCGAGTCGATCCTCGATGGGTTGGCCACACCAGTGGCGGACCTGCACGAGCTGCCAGGCTGGTGA
- a CDS encoding L,D-transpeptidase — protein sequence MATPMTPERFQDRWEAFKDEPQQVSGVWGLYDAIKQADTGGVILSEQAPWALKFSEKPPAPPTPSGGLDPRGDEEAGLAGPKIAAPVKPGDSYLLVNDRDQDMEAYDHSGAFLWKVPCLARGQGADNDWKHTNTDTPPGLYRLGQLYPDYEQNPSPACSDTAMSYGWYSFDLMELENQEVKVFQEP from the coding sequence ATGGCCACCCCAATGACCCCAGAGCGGTTCCAGGACCGCTGGGAAGCCTTCAAGGATGAGCCCCAGCAGGTGTCCGGGGTCTGGGGCCTCTACGACGCGATCAAGCAAGCCGACACAGGCGGTGTGATTCTCAGTGAGCAAGCCCCCTGGGCGCTCAAGTTCAGCGAGAAGCCACCGGCTCCCCCAACTCCCAGCGGAGGTCTCGATCCCCGTGGTGATGAAGAGGCCGGACTCGCCGGACCCAAGATCGCCGCACCGGTCAAACCAGGCGATTCCTATCTGCTCGTTAACGACCGGGACCAGGACATGGAGGCCTACGACCACTCCGGTGCCTTCCTGTGGAAGGTGCCGTGTCTGGCGCGGGGCCAGGGGGCTGACAACGACTGGAAACACACCAACACCGACACCCCGCCGGGGCTGTATCGGCTCGGCCAGCTCTATCCCGACTACGAGCAAAACCCCAGCCCGGCCTGCAGCGATACCGCCATGTCCTACGGCTGGTACAGCTTCGATCTGATGGAGCTGGAAAACCAGGAGGTCAAGGTCTTCCAGGAGCCCTGA
- a CDS encoding GGDEF domain-containing protein: MYPDYPLPRDEPYRQRDLERYGVLDQPSDQNFDRLVRLASTVLDAPIALISLIDHQRQWFLARHGLDATETPREMAFCAHAIVGSEPLVVNDARSDLRFCNNPLVIGEPGIRFYAGAPLESSDGHNLGTLCVIDRVPRTFSADQVSVLQDLADLVVREMDLRRQAMLCPLTGLANKMSFMELGQRELNRSLESGKPMALLLIDIDHFARINNSWGHQIGDELLCDVAEVFLSNQRQNDLIGRIHADEFAILMVDCEQDEALERSEIIRYAITRLPWIFSVSHLGAQASSGLAELTPTDRKFKELLDRAERALLEAKNSGLEHQIVLV; the protein is encoded by the coding sequence TTGTACCCTGATTATCCGCTGCCTCGAGACGAGCCATACCGTCAGCGTGATCTTGAGCGCTACGGGGTGCTTGATCAGCCGAGCGACCAGAACTTTGACCGCTTGGTTCGACTGGCTTCCACAGTTCTGGATGCGCCCATTGCACTAATTTCTCTGATCGATCATCAACGCCAGTGGTTCCTTGCGCGTCATGGTCTAGATGCGACTGAAACCCCGCGTGAGATGGCTTTCTGTGCCCATGCCATCGTTGGTAGTGAGCCGTTGGTGGTGAATGATGCGAGAAGCGATCTCCGTTTCTGCAACAACCCTTTGGTGATCGGAGAGCCTGGTATTCGCTTTTATGCCGGCGCACCTTTGGAGTCCTCTGATGGGCACAACCTCGGCACACTTTGCGTGATTGACCGGGTGCCGCGCACCTTCAGCGCAGACCAGGTGAGTGTCCTGCAAGATCTTGCCGACTTGGTGGTTCGCGAAATGGATCTTCGTCGTCAGGCGATGCTGTGCCCGCTCACGGGACTCGCCAACAAGATGAGTTTCATGGAGCTGGGGCAGCGAGAGTTGAACCGTTCACTCGAAAGCGGCAAGCCAATGGCCTTGCTATTGATCGATATCGATCACTTTGCCAGAATAAACAACAGTTGGGGCCATCAGATTGGAGACGAGCTGTTGTGTGATGTGGCAGAGGTTTTCCTCTCAAACCAGCGTCAGAATGATCTGATCGGACGCATTCATGCTGATGAATTTGCAATCCTGATGGTTGACTGCGAACAGGACGAAGCATTAGAGCGGTCTGAGATTATTCGGTATGCCATCACTCGCCTGCCCTGGATCTTCAGCGTCAGCCATTTGGGCGCCCAAGCCAGCAGTGGATTGGCCGAGCTGACACCGACTGACCGAAAGTTCAAGGAGTTGTTGGATCGCGCAGAGCGGGCCTTGTTGGAAGCTAAGAACAGTGGTTTGGAGCACCAAATCGTCCTGGTTTAG
- a CDS encoding glycosyltransferase family 2 protein, producing MTVSVITPTRLLPDRLSMLVELNQSLKNNDGSVEHVIVIDGASRDKLPAGICEGATVVATERPIGQAAARNLGLVMARGEWITSADDDDWLYPHSIDQRLDAIRGRHGVLWSAGYCTDDYKTDPRIVPAGPSSPGDIWRAWPTPKASIPLGPTTLLVEANLLKRAGGWMGLPQGEDIGMMMAVTCMAPGIVIEAHVYHIRLHGGQMTKTTWFDDLELLSRRSAWERGERILSQAQIDSAPWAALASMDVRQIEQGQQTIMSGLAVV from the coding sequence ATGACTGTCAGTGTGATCACTCCAACCAGGCTGCTGCCAGATCGACTCAGCATGTTGGTGGAGTTGAATCAGAGCCTGAAGAACAATGATGGCTCGGTTGAACATGTCATCGTCATTGATGGCGCCAGTCGGGACAAACTCCCTGCTGGGATTTGCGAGGGCGCCACGGTTGTTGCGACGGAACGTCCAATCGGCCAAGCCGCGGCGCGCAATCTAGGCTTGGTCATGGCACGGGGTGAGTGGATCACCAGTGCCGATGATGATGACTGGCTCTATCCACACTCGATTGACCAACGATTGGATGCGATCCGGGGTCGGCATGGGGTACTTTGGTCCGCTGGGTATTGTACGGACGATTACAAGACAGATCCTAGAATTGTCCCCGCAGGCCCCAGTTCCCCTGGGGATATCTGGCGTGCCTGGCCAACACCGAAGGCCAGCATCCCATTGGGTCCAACAACCTTGCTCGTGGAAGCCAACCTCCTGAAGCGAGCCGGCGGTTGGATGGGGTTACCTCAAGGTGAAGATATTGGCATGATGATGGCGGTGACCTGCATGGCACCAGGCATTGTGATTGAAGCCCATGTTTATCACATTCGGCTCCATGGTGGGCAGATGACAAAAACGACCTGGTTTGACGACTTGGAACTTCTCTCACGCAGAAGCGCCTGGGAACGGGGTGAGCGAATTCTCTCCCAGGCCCAGATTGACAGTGCGCCATGGGCTGCTCTTGCCTCCATGGATGTGCGCCAGATTGAGCAAGGTCAGCAGACCATCATGAGCGGTCTGGCTGTTGTGTGA